The Alosa sapidissima isolate fAloSap1 chromosome 8, fAloSap1.pri, whole genome shotgun sequence genome contains a region encoding:
- the c8h9orf64 gene encoding queuosine salvage protein, whose product MAEEILWPREAGRFVSERSCDVHVCEEGVLRVAEMLYGLRHSEVLSARGWSLMNPLAPPPGGDAALNWLLVVDTMNFSFWPDDPDKQCEVICRGKTYTGYMALCAAITRALDEGVPITDPAYFSKMSLEDLGRVLRSDSSVPMPMLSERHNALTAVGCAVLTHSGSFRCFLEPCNNNALKMVQHIVELLPSYRDEAVFEGRRVAFYKRAQILVAEVCCILEAGGQGGVSDMDQLTMFADYRVPQALVHLGVLRYSDGLMDTLKKGELLDSGDRREVEIRGCSIDSVEQIKEKLVQLMAQRDGEVCHINSALIDFFLWPYAKEHHKEMAHIPIHHTRCIYY is encoded by the exons ATGGCGGAGGAGATCCTATGGCCACGGGAGGCAGGCCGGTTTGTGTCCGAGCGGAGTTgtgatgtccatgtgtgtgaggagggtgtGTTACGAGTCGCAGAGATGCTGTATGGCCTCAGACACAGCGAGGTCCTCAGTGCTCGTGGGTGGAGCCTCATGAACCCTTTGGCCCCACCCCCAGGTGGTGACGCAGCTCTCAATTGGTTGCTGGTGGTCGACACCATGAACTTCTCCTTCTGGCCAGATGACCCAGACAAGCAGTGCGAGGTCATATGTCGGGGTAAGACCTACACCGGCTACATGGCACTGTGTGCAGCCATCACCAGAGCACTGGATGAGG GTGTGCCCATCACAGACCCAGCGTATTTCTCAAAGATGAGTCTTGAGGACTTGGGCAGGGTTCTGCGCTCAGATAGTTCGGTACCCATGCCGATGCTCAGCGAGCGCCACAATGCCTTGACGGCAGTTGGTTGCGCAGTGCTCACACATTCAGGGTCATTCCGCTGCTTCCTGGAACCCTGCAACAACAACGCCCTCAAAATGGTTCAGCACATCGTGGAGCTCCTGCCCTCCTATCGGGATGAAGCCGTCTTTGAG gGTAGGAGGGTGGCATTCTACAAGAGAGCTCAGATCCTGGTGGCTGAAGTGTGCTGTATACTAGAAGCTGGTGGGCAGGGTGGTGTCTCAGACATGGATCAGCTAACAATGTTTGCAGACTACAGAGTACCACAGGCACTTGTCCACTTGGGCGTGCTGCGGTATTCAGATGGGTTAATGGACACTCTCAAGAAGG GTGAGTTGCTGGACTCTGGTGATAGAAGAGAGGTGGAGATCCGTGGCTGTTCCATTGACTCTGTGGAGCAGATTAAGGAAAAGCTTGTCCAGTTGATGGCTCAGCGTGACGGAGAGGTGTGCCACATCAACTCTGCCCTCATCGACTTCTTCCTGTGGCCTTATGCAAAGGAGCATCACAAGGAGATGGCCCACATCCCAATCCACCACACACGCTGCATCTACTACTGA